A genomic stretch from Nitrospirota bacterium includes:
- a CDS encoding type 1 glutamine amidotransferase, with protein sequence MSVLILKNISSEGPGSIGVFLREDSIPYRVVEFGEGESPSSLDGFDTLVMLGGPMAVYEMDEHSHLMAGSRLLREAINREMRVLGICLGAQMIAHCLGAMVYKGHAPELGWLPIELTGDALKDPLMRRLAQHPTVGDFWRRFKVFHWHGDTFELPIGSVRLASSGLYPNQAFRYGKNVYAFQFHIEVTKEMLYDWFKAEPSFDKLKAETENLYDEYSQRARNFYKAFFCQSLKREVMLFKK encoded by the coding sequence ATGTCTGTTCTTATCTTAAAGAATATAAGTTCAGAGGGCCCCGGCTCGATAGGGGTCTTCTTAAGGGAAGACTCCATACCTTACAGGGTTGTTGAGTTCGGAGAAGGCGAAAGCCCTTCTTCCCTTGATGGGTTTGACACCCTCGTTATGCTTGGCGGGCCCATGGCTGTTTATGAGATGGATGAGCATTCGCATCTAATGGCAGGCTCAAGGCTTTTAAGGGAGGCTATAAACAGGGAAATGCGGGTTTTAGGCATATGTCTTGGTGCTCAGATGATAGCTCACTGCCTCGGAGCAATGGTCTATAAAGGTCATGCCCCTGAGCTCGGCTGGCTTCCCATAGAGCTTACTGGAGATGCTCTCAAAGACCCTTTGATGAGAAGGCTTGCCCAGCATCCAACTGTTGGGGATTTCTGGAGAAGGTTTAAGGTCTTTCACTGGCATGGTGATACATTCGAGCTACCAATAGGCTCGGTTAGGCTTGCAAGCTCAGGGCTTTATCCAAATCAGGCATTCAGGTATGGAAAAAATGTCTATGCCTTTCAGTTCCATATTGAAGTGACAAAGGAGATGTTGTATGATTGGTTTAAGGCTGAGCCTTCGTTTGATAAGTTGAAGGCAGAAACAGAAAATCTATATGACGAATACTCTCAAAGGGCGAGGAATTTCTATAAAGCATTTTTTTGTCAAAGCCTGAAAAGGGAGGTGATGCTTTTTAAAAAATAG